Proteins encoded by one window of Lactobacillus sp. ESL0684:
- the coaE gene encoding dephospho-CoA kinase (Dephospho-CoA kinase (CoaE) performs the final step in coenzyme A biosynthesis.), with protein MTVVLGLTGGIASGKSTADAFFQAKGVPVIDSDRISHDILNIGQEGYQRVGAQFGPEYLNADQTINRRKLGQLVFNDKQQLAKLNKLTHPLIFQTIAAKITHHKQANVPLIVVDVPLLFEANGQSYCDQTLLIALPESLQLERLMQRDQLTRSAALARINSQMPLAQKVQLADYVIENTGTVAELNAKLAQLMFKLEEG; from the coding sequence ATGACAGTCGTCTTAGGATTAACAGGCGGTATTGCCAGTGGCAAAAGTACTGCTGATGCTTTCTTTCAAGCTAAAGGTGTGCCAGTTATTGACAGTGATCGAATTAGTCATGATATTTTGAATATTGGTCAAGAAGGCTATCAAAGAGTTGGTGCACAGTTTGGCCCGGAATACTTAAATGCTGATCAAACGATTAATCGACGTAAATTAGGTCAGCTAGTTTTTAATGATAAACAGCAGTTAGCAAAGTTAAACAAACTAACTCATCCCTTGATTTTTCAGACAATTGCGGCTAAAATTACGCATCATAAGCAAGCAAATGTACCGTTAATAGTTGTTGATGTACCATTGCTGTTTGAGGCTAATGGTCAAAGTTATTGTGATCAAACCTTATTGATTGCTTTGCCCGAAAGTTTGCAGCTTGAAAGATTGATGCAGCGGGATCAATTGACTAGATCGGCGGCTTTAGCTAGGATTAACAGCCAGATGCCGCTAGCACAAAAAGTCCAATTAGCTGATTATGTAATTGAAAATACCGGTACTGTAGCAGAATTGAATGCGAAGTTAGCTCAATTAATGTTTAAGTTAGAAGAAGGTTGA
- the polA gene encoding DNA polymerase I: protein MADKKLLLIDGNSIAFRGFYALYRQLENFKNSEGLHTNAIYTFKNMLDVLLKDIEPDYALVAFDKSKTTFRNKMYDDYKGGRQKTPPELLEQLPYVQELLHDLGISTYELADYEADDIIGTFARLGEEQKFTVTVVTGDKDLTQLASDKTTVMVTKSGVSDLEAYTPAHMKEVNGVTPTEFIDMKALMGDNSDNYPGVTKVGPKTASRLIQEYGSVEKLYDHVADMKKSKLKENLINDKDKAFLAKKLATIDRNSPVTIGLADVKRKEVDQEQLRKFYEKMNFRKFLEQLDSSDEVTPEYQAADVKIEYTELTESKLSKLVDQAGTRISFYLGMLGANYHLADIIGFAIEAGQQTYVSANLDLLKSAELKQLLEDETVKKDVFDLKRTMVGLSRLGIKIAGIDYDMLLASYLINNENNSDDLGEVCRLYGDYTVKSDYDVYGKGQKTRIPEDEQVLYSHLASKPQAIANLKNQLLDKLQDHEQDDLFANIELPVARVLAIMEMNGIKVEATTLTKLQDEFAAELTDLEHKIYEHAGEEFNINSPKQLGHILFEKLGLPPVKKTKTGYSTSVDVLNQLQDQSPIIPEILSYRQLAKIQSTYVKGLLDVIQKDGRVHTRYLQTLTATGRLSSVDPNLQNIPTRTEEGKQIRKAFVPSEPDGYIFSCDYSQIELRVLAQVSGDEHMQEAFKTGYDIHSHTAMKIFHLESPDEVTPLMRRRAKAVNFGIVYGISDYGLSKNLNISRKQAKEFIDNYFEQYPQIKNYMDEAVKVAREKGYAETIMHRRRYLPDIHAKNFNVRSFAERTAINSPIQGSAADIIKIAMMNMQAKLTELGLKTKMVVQVHDELIFDVPKEELETIKKLVPEVMQSAVKLDIPLVADSGWGHNWYDAK from the coding sequence ATGGCTGATAAAAAATTACTTTTAATAGATGGTAATTCAATTGCCTTTCGCGGCTTTTACGCATTGTATCGGCAACTAGAAAATTTTAAAAACTCTGAGGGTTTACATACCAATGCCATTTATACTTTTAAGAATATGCTTGACGTTTTGCTTAAAGATATTGAGCCAGACTATGCCTTGGTTGCTTTTGATAAGAGTAAAACCACTTTTAGAAATAAAATGTATGATGACTATAAAGGTGGACGTCAAAAAACTCCGCCTGAATTATTGGAACAACTGCCATACGTGCAGGAATTATTGCATGATTTAGGAATTTCTACTTATGAACTAGCTGATTATGAAGCCGACGATATTATTGGTACTTTTGCCAGACTAGGTGAAGAACAAAAGTTTACAGTTACAGTTGTGACAGGCGATAAAGATCTGACGCAATTAGCATCAGATAAAACAACAGTTATGGTAACTAAGTCGGGGGTTTCGGATTTAGAAGCGTATACCCCTGCACATATGAAAGAAGTCAATGGAGTTACACCAACCGAGTTTATTGATATGAAAGCCTTGATGGGGGATAACTCAGATAATTATCCCGGGGTAACCAAGGTTGGACCCAAGACTGCTTCACGTTTGATTCAGGAATACGGCTCAGTGGAAAAGCTATATGATCATGTTGCTGATATGAAAAAATCAAAGCTTAAAGAGAATTTGATTAACGACAAGGACAAGGCCTTTTTAGCTAAAAAGTTGGCGACAATTGATCGTAATAGTCCAGTAACTATTGGGTTAGCCGATGTGAAACGTAAAGAAGTAGATCAAGAACAACTGCGGAAGTTCTATGAAAAAATGAATTTTCGGAAGTTCTTAGAACAATTAGATAGTAGCGATGAAGTCACACCGGAATATCAAGCTGCTGATGTTAAGATTGAATATACTGAGTTAACCGAGTCAAAATTATCAAAGTTAGTTGATCAAGCTGGAACTAGAATTAGCTTTTATTTAGGGATGCTTGGAGCCAATTATCATTTGGCCGACATAATTGGTTTTGCAATTGAAGCTGGTCAGCAAACCTATGTTAGTGCTAATTTAGACCTGCTTAAATCGGCTGAATTGAAACAGCTACTTGAAGATGAAACAGTTAAAAAAGATGTGTTTGATCTCAAGCGCACAATGGTTGGCTTAAGCCGTTTGGGTATCAAAATTGCCGGAATTGACTACGATATGCTATTGGCGTCTTATTTAATTAATAATGAAAACAATTCTGACGATCTCGGTGAGGTTTGCCGATTATACGGAGATTATACAGTTAAGAGTGATTATGATGTTTATGGCAAGGGTCAAAAGACACGGATTCCTGAAGATGAGCAGGTTCTGTATAGTCACTTAGCCAGCAAACCGCAGGCAATCGCTAATTTGAAAAACCAGCTACTAGATAAATTGCAAGACCATGAGCAAGACGATTTATTTGCTAACATTGAACTTCCTGTTGCGCGGGTTTTGGCAATTATGGAAATGAATGGCATCAAGGTAGAAGCTACTACTTTGACCAAATTACAAGATGAATTTGCAGCAGAATTAACAGACTTGGAACACAAGATTTATGAGCATGCAGGTGAGGAATTTAATATTAATTCTCCTAAACAGCTAGGTCATATCTTATTTGAAAAGCTAGGATTACCACCGGTCAAAAAGACTAAAACGGGCTATTCTACTTCTGTTGATGTGCTAAATCAATTACAAGATCAGAGTCCAATTATTCCTGAAATCTTGTCTTATCGCCAATTAGCTAAGATTCAGTCAACGTATGTTAAAGGGTTGCTTGATGTCATTCAAAAAGATGGCAGAGTTCATACACGTTATTTGCAAACTTTGACTGCTACTGGGCGGCTGTCTTCAGTCGATCCGAATTTGCAAAATATCCCAACTCGTACTGAAGAGGGTAAGCAGATTAGAAAGGCCTTTGTTCCAAGTGAACCAGATGGTTATATCTTTTCTTGTGATTATTCCCAGATTGAGTTGCGAGTTTTAGCCCAAGTTTCTGGGGATGAACATATGCAAGAAGCCTTTAAAACGGGGTATGATATTCACTCACATACTGCTATGAAAATTTTTCATTTGGAATCGCCAGACGAAGTCACCCCGCTCATGCGTCGCCGGGCAAAAGCGGTCAATTTTGGGATTGTTTATGGGATATCTGATTATGGCTTGTCGAAAAACTTAAATATTAGTCGTAAGCAGGCCAAAGAATTTATCGATAATTACTTTGAACAATATCCGCAAATTAAGAATTATATGGATGAAGCAGTGAAAGTTGCCCGTGAAAAAGGCTATGCAGAAACAATCATGCATCGTCGTCGCTATTTACCAGATATTCATGCTAAGAATTTCAATGTGCGTTCATTTGCTGAACGAACAGCGATTAATTCGCCAATTCAGGGTTCTGCAGCTGATATTATTAAGATTGCTATGATGAATATGCAAGCAAAATTGACTGAATTAGGACTTAAGACCAAAATGGTAGTTCAAGTCCATGACGAATTAATTTTTGATGTGCCTAAAGAGGAACTGGAAACTATTAAAAAGCTGGTTCCAGAAGTTATGCAGTCTGCAGTAAAACTTGATATACCGCTCGTAGCAGATTCTGGGTGGGGACATAATTGGTATGATGCTAAGTAA
- the mutM gene encoding DNA-formamidopyrimidine glycosylase — MPEMPEVETVRRTLLPLIKGKTIAEVTLWYPKIITGDAADFVKRVTGQKIMTIDRYAKFLLIRLSGNLTIVSHLRMEGKYRLVAIDTVKDKHDHVQFAFTDGTDLRYNDVRKFGRMQLVETGTEKVVTGISKLGVEPNSAEFTTAYLQERLSHKHKNIKSTLLDQSIVAGLGNIYVDEVLWQTKIHPLSLANNLPQEKVAQLHDNINSLIALAIEQHGTTVHTYLDANGQTGAFQAMLKVYGHRGEPCQRCGTKLEKIKVNGRGTTFCPKCQVTY, encoded by the coding sequence ATGCCTGAAATGCCTGAAGTAGAAACAGTTCGCCGCACACTTTTACCATTAATTAAGGGTAAAACTATTGCGGAAGTGACTTTGTGGTATCCTAAAATCATTACAGGAGACGCGGCAGATTTTGTTAAGCGAGTAACTGGCCAAAAGATTATGACAATTGATCGTTATGCCAAATTTTTACTGATTCGGTTAAGCGGAAATTTAACGATTGTCTCACATTTGCGCATGGAAGGTAAATATCGTTTAGTTGCAATTGATACTGTTAAAGATAAACATGATCATGTGCAATTTGCCTTTACTGATGGTACAGATTTACGTTATAACGATGTTCGCAAGTTTGGCCGCATGCAATTGGTCGAAACAGGCACTGAAAAAGTAGTTACTGGTATCAGCAAGTTAGGTGTTGAACCTAATTCTGCAGAATTTACCACGGCTTATTTGCAAGAGCGACTAAGTCATAAACACAAGAATATTAAGAGTACCTTGCTTGATCAGTCGATTGTTGCTGGATTAGGAAATATTTACGTTGATGAAGTTCTTTGGCAAACAAAAATTCATCCCTTAAGTCTTGCTAATAATCTTCCACAAGAAAAAGTTGCCCAACTTCATGACAATATCAATTCTTTGATTGCATTGGCAATTGAACAACACGGCACTACGGTTCATACATATCTTGATGCGAATGGACAAACGGGTGCTTTTCAAGCGATGCTGAAAGTTTATGGTCACCGAGGCGAGCCTTGTCAGCGCTGTGGGACTAAACTAGAAAAGATTAAAGTCAATGGTCGCGGGACTACTTTTTGTCCAAAGTGTCAGGTGACATACTAA
- the nrdR gene encoding transcriptional regulator NrdR, translated as MECPHCRQNASRVIDSRPSDENRAIRRRRECENCGFRFTTFERVETTPLLVIKNDGTREPFNRKKILHGVMAAGQKRPITSGQFEELVNHVENKIRQQGGSEISSKKIGQQVMDELAKIDDVAYIRFASIYREFKDMSSFMKTMEDMIAKREQKD; from the coding sequence ATGGAATGTCCTCATTGTCGTCAGAATGCTTCGCGGGTGATTGACTCACGTCCAAGTGATGAGAACCGCGCGATTAGACGCCGTCGCGAATGCGAGAACTGCGGATTTCGTTTTACCACGTTTGAGCGAGTTGAAACAACCCCATTGTTGGTAATTAAAAATGACGGTACTCGTGAACCATTTAACCGGAAGAAAATTTTACATGGAGTAATGGCAGCAGGTCAAAAACGCCCAATTACTAGTGGTCAATTCGAAGAGTTAGTTAATCATGTAGAAAACAAAATTCGTCAGCAAGGCGGCAGTGAGATTTCTTCTAAAAAGATTGGCCAGCAGGTCATGGATGAATTGGCCAAGATTGACGATGTAGCTTATATTCGTTTTGCTTCCATTTATCGTGAATTCAAAGACATGTCTAGCTTTATGAAGACGATGGAAGATATGATTGCTAAACGTGAGCAGAAAGATTAG